Proteins encoded by one window of Martelella endophytica:
- a CDS encoding DUF3419 family protein: MSAIAEQNGGNRLKTALLQHRALTKEGLSERLFGLMFSGLVYPQIWEDPDVDMAAMELGPGHSVVTIGSGGCNVLAYLTRAPEHIDVVDLNTHHIALNRLKLAAFRHLPDHAAVLRLFGNGEKGATSDYDRLIAPHLDTETRRYWEGRDSLGRRRITVFERNIYRTGLLGHFIGAGHMVARLHGVNISELTEAKSLREQRHFFEEKIAPLFDKPLIRWTTSRKSSLFGLGIPPRQYDELASASEDGTLASVLRQRLEKLACHFPLKDNYFAWQAFARAYPDDGPVPTYLQAEAFPLIRDNAKRATVHHASFTELLSGKDDESVDRYVLLDAQDWMNDDQLNALWSEMTRTAREGARVIFRTAAEGSVVEGRLQAETAGGWRYLADTSRELGLLDRSAIYGGFHIYERL; encoded by the coding sequence ATGAGCGCGATCGCAGAGCAGAATGGCGGAAACCGGCTGAAGACAGCCTTGCTGCAGCACCGGGCGCTGACGAAGGAGGGATTGTCCGAACGGCTGTTCGGCCTGATGTTCTCCGGCCTCGTCTATCCGCAGATCTGGGAGGACCCGGATGTCGATATGGCCGCGATGGAGCTTGGTCCCGGCCACAGCGTGGTCACCATCGGTTCCGGCGGCTGCAACGTTCTCGCCTATCTGACGCGGGCACCCGAACATATCGATGTCGTCGACCTCAATACCCATCACATTGCGCTCAACAGGCTCAAGCTTGCCGCCTTCCGTCATCTGCCCGATCACGCAGCCGTCCTGCGATTGTTTGGCAATGGCGAGAAGGGCGCGACGAGCGATTACGACCGGCTGATCGCGCCTCACCTAGACACGGAAACCCGCCGCTACTGGGAGGGGCGCGACAGCCTCGGCCGCCGGCGCATCACCGTGTTCGAGCGCAATATCTACCGCACCGGCCTTCTCGGCCATTTCATCGGCGCCGGTCACATGGTGGCGCGCCTGCATGGGGTCAATATCTCCGAGCTCACCGAAGCGAAGTCGCTGCGCGAGCAGCGCCACTTCTTCGAGGAGAAGATCGCGCCGCTGTTCGACAAGCCGCTGATCCGCTGGACGACATCCCGCAAGTCCTCGCTCTTCGGACTCGGCATTCCGCCACGCCAATATGACGAACTGGCGAGCGCCAGCGAGGATGGCACTCTGGCATCGGTGCTGCGCCAGCGGCTTGAAAAGCTTGCCTGTCACTTTCCGCTGAAGGACAATTACTTTGCCTGGCAGGCCTTTGCCCGCGCCTATCCGGACGATGGACCGGTGCCGACCTATCTGCAGGCCGAAGCTTTCCCGCTGATCCGCGACAATGCCAAGCGGGCGACGGTGCATCACGCGAGCTTCACCGAGCTGCTCTCAGGCAAGGATGACGAGAGCGTCGATCGCTACGTGTTGCTCGATGCCCAGGACTGGATGAATGATGACCAGCTCAACGCGCTGTGGAGCGAAATGACCCGCACGGCCCGTGAGGGCGCCCGCGTCATCTTCCGAACGGCGGCGGAGGGGAGCGTCGTCGAGGGGCGCCTGCAGGCCGAAACGGCCGGGGGCTGGCGCTATCTCGCCGACACCTCACGCGAGCTCGGCCTGCTCGATCGCTCGGCCATCTATGGCGGCTTCCACATCTATGAACGGCTCTGA
- a CDS encoding DUF899 family protein: protein MTEELVPAADLVARNKAQFPNESDAYRAARNALLQKEIELRRQIEAVAGMRRSLPPGGAVERAYRFVGPEGPVTLADLFGDKDTLVIYSFMYGPQRKAPFPMCTSMIGTWEGKIEDMRQRVAVAVTARSPIERLLQWKIDRGWKQIPFYSDSDGNFTRDYVSAEDADMPGYTVFTRKDGVIRHFWSEEIGFDMADPGQDPRGAVEQDALWLLLDTTPDGRGTDWYPSLHYDK from the coding sequence ATGACCGAAGAACTTGTCCCCGCCGCAGATCTTGTCGCCCGCAACAAGGCACAGTTTCCGAATGAGAGCGATGCCTATCGCGCTGCTCGCAACGCGCTTCTTCAAAAGGAGATCGAGTTGCGACGGCAGATCGAGGCGGTGGCCGGGATGCGCCGCAGCCTGCCCCCAGGAGGGGCGGTGGAGCGTGCGTACCGGTTCGTCGGACCTGAGGGACCGGTGACGCTTGCAGACCTCTTCGGCGACAAGGATACGCTTGTCATCTACTCCTTCATGTACGGTCCGCAGCGCAAGGCGCCGTTCCCTATGTGCACGTCGATGATCGGCACATGGGAGGGCAAGATCGAGGATATGCGGCAGCGTGTTGCCGTGGCGGTGACGGCCCGTTCGCCCATCGAGCGGCTTCTGCAGTGGAAGATCGATCGCGGCTGGAAGCAGATTCCTTTCTACTCCGATAGCGATGGCAATTTCACCCGCGATTATGTCAGCGCCGAAGACGCCGACATGCCGGGCTATACCGTCTTCACCCGAAAGGACGGCGTCATCCGCCATTTCTGGAGCGAGGAGATCGGCTTCGACATGGCAGATCCGGGGCAGGATCCGCGTGGCGCCGTCGAGCAGGATGCGCTGTGGCTGCTGCTCGATACCACCCCGGACGGCCGCGGCACGGACTGGTATCCGAGCCTGCACTACGACAAGTGA
- a CDS encoding class I SAM-dependent methyltransferase: MTDAHADAMDAMYRYQRHIYDLTRKYYLFGRDGLIAGLDVPPGGSLLEVACGTGRNLKKAEALYPEARLYGFDISEEMLASARGNFRNDAASFIAADACRFKASDFGAEGFDRIMISYALSMIPDWRRAVVAALDALLPEGQLHVVDFGQQEKLPRAFRVVLRAWLARFHVHPRAEMMAVLAEEAGARGMTLAFHSVGGGYAWYAVLRRQ; this comes from the coding sequence ATGACGGATGCCCATGCTGACGCCATGGACGCGATGTACCGCTACCAACGGCATATCTATGACCTGACCCGCAAATACTATCTGTTCGGCCGCGACGGACTGATTGCGGGGCTCGACGTTCCACCCGGTGGCTCGCTGCTCGAGGTCGCCTGCGGTACCGGGCGGAACCTGAAGAAGGCGGAAGCGCTCTATCCGGAAGCGCGGCTCTACGGCTTTGACATTTCCGAAGAAATGCTGGCGTCGGCGCGCGGCAATTTTCGCAATGACGCTGCCAGTTTCATCGCCGCCGATGCCTGCCGCTTCAAGGCCTCCGATTTCGGCGCCGAAGGCTTCGACCGCATCATGATTTCCTATGCGCTCTCGATGATCCCCGATTGGCGTCGGGCCGTTGTCGCCGCGCTCGATGCGCTCCTGCCGGAGGGGCAGTTGCATGTCGTGGACTTCGGACAGCAGGAAAAGCTGCCACGCGCCTTCCGCGTCGTCCTGCGCGCCTGGCTCGCGCGGTTCCACGTTCATCCCCGGGCGGAGATGATGGCGGTTCTGGCGGAAGAGGCCGGCGCCCGCGGCATGACGCTGGCCTTCCACTCCGTCGGCGGCGGCTATGCCTGGTACGCGGTTCTGCGGCGGCAATAG
- a CDS encoding BolA/IbaG family iron-sulfur metabolism protein encodes MAMNAGEIEDMIKAAIPDATVKIRDLAGDGDHFAAEVVSESFRGKTRVQQHQMVYDALKGNMGGVLHALALQTSVPQ; translated from the coding sequence ATGGCGATGAATGCTGGCGAAATCGAAGACATGATCAAGGCCGCCATCCCGGATGCCACGGTCAAGATCAGGGATCTGGCCGGCGACGGCGATCACTTTGCCGCCGAAGTCGTCTCGGAAAGCTTTCGCGGAAAAACCCGGGTGCAGCAGCACCAGATGGTCTATGATGCGCTGAAGGGCAATATGGGCGGTGTGCTCCACGCGCTCGCCCTGCAGACCTCGGTTCCGCAATAG
- a CDS encoding inositol monophosphatase family protein: MSITPETIDAIADMMREAARVEILPRFRRLDDADVAEKTEASDLVTVADTGAERMLKAGIEKLLPDALFVGEEGVAADPSLLSKLKDADLAVIVDPIDGTFNFAHGISAYGVMAAVVKGGETVAGLIYDPMGDDFMIAEKGAGAFLKRADGSSSRMTVAAPVPLAEMLGTASVAFMPQQHRAELLANTAKVRYAASYRCAAVEYRAFAAGGLHFFTYFKLMPWDHLAGVLIGQEAGGHIARYDGSPYRPQHLDGGILGAPDKESWEELRAKVFTI; this comes from the coding sequence ATGTCCATCACCCCCGAAACCATCGACGCCATTGCCGACATGATGCGGGAGGCTGCCCGCGTCGAGATCCTGCCGCGCTTCCGCCGGCTCGATGATGCTGATGTCGCGGAAAAGACCGAAGCGAGCGATCTGGTGACGGTGGCCGATACCGGGGCGGAGCGGATGCTCAAGGCGGGTATCGAGAAACTGCTGCCCGATGCGCTGTTCGTCGGCGAGGAGGGCGTGGCCGCCGACCCGTCGCTGCTGTCGAAGCTCAAGGACGCCGACCTCGCCGTCATCGTCGATCCGATCGACGGCACCTTCAATTTCGCCCACGGCATCTCCGCCTATGGCGTGATGGCCGCCGTGGTGAAGGGCGGGGAGACCGTCGCCGGGCTGATCTACGATCCGATGGGGGATGATTTCATGATCGCGGAGAAGGGGGCCGGTGCCTTTCTGAAGCGTGCCGATGGCTCATCGAGCCGGATGACCGTTGCCGCGCCCGTTCCGCTTGCCGAAATGCTCGGAACGGCATCGGTCGCCTTCATGCCGCAGCAGCACCGCGCCGAGCTTCTCGCCAACACTGCAAAGGTCCGCTACGCCGCGAGCTATCGTTGCGCCGCCGTCGAATACCGCGCCTTCGCCGCCGGCGGCCTGCATTTCTTCACCTATTTCAAGCTGATGCCCTGGGACCATCTGGCGGGCGTGCTGATCGGTCAGGAAGCGGGCGGCCACATCGCCCGCTACGACGGCTCGCCCTACCGGCCGCAGCACCTCGACGGCGGCATCCTCGGTGCGCCGGACAAGGAAAGCTGGGAGGAACTGAGGGCGAAGGTCTTCACGATCTGA
- a CDS encoding SDR family oxidoreductase encodes MDKNRIALVTGANKGIGLEIARQLGAAGIVVILGARDARRGQTAVDELIAQGLSVSFVQLDLNDLASVERAAQAIADRHGRLDILVNNAGIFDPIDGPPGSASLEAVRRVMETNFIGTLAVTQAMLPLLRAAPSARIINLSSSLGSLALNGDPSSPYYSARYIGYNASKAALNMLTVQLNEELRGTGIAVNSVSPGFVKTDLTGYGTMTPEEGARLPVHYALDGTGSGRFVEPDGVTPW; translated from the coding sequence ATGGACAAGAATCGCATCGCACTGGTGACGGGTGCCAACAAGGGTATAGGTCTGGAGATCGCCCGCCAGCTCGGAGCGGCCGGCATCGTCGTCATCCTCGGCGCCAGGGATGCAAGGCGGGGGCAGACGGCCGTTGATGAACTCATTGCGCAAGGTCTGTCGGTCAGCTTCGTGCAGCTCGACCTGAATGATCTGGCCAGTGTGGAGCGGGCAGCGCAGGCGATCGCGGACAGGCACGGCCGGCTCGATATTCTGGTGAACAATGCCGGTATTTTCGATCCCATCGACGGCCCGCCCGGCAGCGCTTCGCTTGAGGCCGTGCGCCGGGTGATGGAGACGAATTTCATCGGAACGCTTGCCGTAACCCAGGCGATGCTGCCGCTGTTGCGGGCTGCCCCGTCTGCCAGGATCATCAACCTTTCGAGTTCGCTGGGCTCGCTTGCGCTCAATGGCGATCCTTCCTCGCCGTATTACTCGGCTCGGTATATCGGCTACAATGCCTCCAAGGCCGCGCTCAACATGCTGACGGTTCAGCTGAATGAGGAACTGCGCGGAACGGGGATCGCGGTGAACTCGGTCAGCCCCGGCTTCGTCAAGACCGACCTCACCGGCTATGGAACGATGACGCCGGAGGAGGGGGCGCGGCTGCCGGTTCACTATGCGCTCGATGGAACTGGCTCGGGACGCTTTGTCGAGCCGGATGGCGTCACGCCCTGGTAG
- a CDS encoding multidrug effflux MFS transporter: MMAALMALNALAIDIMLPGLKEIGASLGVQSDNEHQFIITSYVLGFGIAQLAYGPIADRYGRKKPLLVGLVIYFIGAVCCVFVPSFTLMLAVRFFQGLGAAATRVISVAIVRDLYGGRKMAEIMSLIMMVFMIIPVIAPSIGQTIMLAGEWHLVFAFLGLAAFCNFFWVIFRLPETQHSEDRVELTPKAIVHSFHVVLSNRLALFYTLGTTFIMACIFGFVTSAQQVYVEVFNLGTLFPVAFAGVGIIMACSSLINSRIVGRIGMRRLSHGALIGFTVTNGIWLVIDLATNGIMPFWVFYGLFLIAWFQFGWIGPNFNALAMEPLGHVAGAASSILGFASTAGSALLGATIGLSFNGTTTPMITGFFIFAVVALGLTLIAEKGKLFQPHNPEV, translated from the coding sequence ATGATGGCGGCGCTGATGGCGCTGAATGCTCTCGCCATCGACATCATGCTGCCGGGGCTCAAGGAGATCGGGGCAAGCCTTGGTGTCCAGTCGGATAACGAACACCAGTTCATCATCACGTCCTACGTGCTGGGCTTCGGCATCGCGCAGCTCGCCTATGGCCCGATTGCGGACCGCTACGGCCGCAAGAAGCCGCTGTTGGTGGGTCTCGTCATCTATTTCATCGGCGCCGTCTGTTGCGTCTTCGTGCCCAGCTTCACGCTGATGCTGGCGGTGCGGTTCTTCCAGGGCCTCGGCGCTGCTGCGACCCGGGTCATCTCTGTCGCGATCGTGCGCGACCTTTACGGTGGCCGCAAGATGGCCGAGATCATGTCGCTGATCATGATGGTGTTCATGATCATTCCGGTGATCGCACCCTCCATCGGCCAGACCATCATGCTGGCCGGCGAATGGCATCTCGTCTTCGCCTTCCTCGGGCTTGCAGCATTCTGCAATTTCTTCTGGGTCATCTTCCGTCTGCCGGAAACCCAGCATTCCGAAGACCGTGTCGAGCTGACGCCGAAGGCGATCGTTCACTCGTTCCATGTTGTCCTGAGCAACCGCCTGGCGCTGTTCTACACGCTCGGCACCACTTTCATCATGGCCTGCATCTTCGGCTTCGTGACCTCTGCCCAGCAGGTGTACGTCGAGGTTTTCAATCTCGGAACGCTGTTTCCGGTCGCCTTCGCCGGCGTCGGCATCATCATGGCCTGCTCCTCGCTGATCAATTCGCGGATCGTCGGAAGGATCGGCATGCGACGACTGTCGCACGGCGCACTGATCGGCTTCACCGTGACCAACGGTATCTGGCTGGTCATCGACCTTGCCACCAACGGCATCATGCCGTTCTGGGTGTTCTATGGCCTGTTTCTGATCGCCTGGTTCCAGTTCGGCTGGATCGGCCCGAACTTCAACGCGCTGGCGATGGAGCCGCTCGGCCATGTCGCAGGCGCAGCATCCTCGATCCTCGGCTTTGCCAGCACCGCCGGCTCCGCCCTTCTCGGCGCCACGATCGGCCTCTCCTTCAACGGCACGACAACGCCGATGATCACCGGCTTCTTCATCTTCGCCGTGGTCGCCCTCGGCCTCACATTGATCGCGGAGAAGGGAAAGCTGTTCCAGCCTCACAATCCCGAGGTCTGA
- a CDS encoding pyrophosphate--fructose-6-phosphate 1-phosphotransferase has product MSHQKVAMLTAGGLAPCLSSAVGGLIERYSDIAPYTEIIAYRSGYAGLLTGDSIAITPAIREKASLLHKFGGSPIGNSRVKLTNRADAEKRGLVKPGEDPLKVAAEQLTKDGITILHTIGGDDTNTTAADLAAYLKNNGYDLTVVGLPKTVDNDVKPIRQTLGAWTAAEYGAAFFDNISNEQSAAPRTLIIHEVMGRNCGWLTAATARAYLARIKPIEYVEGMLMNPELKTIDGVYLPEMAFDLEAESARLKEVMDTNGSVSLFVSEGACLNAIVAEREAAGAEIARDAFGHVKLDTINVGNWFAKQFADLLGAERAMVQKSGYYARSAPANGDDLRLIHSMVDLAVESALDGVSGVTGHDVERNGQLRTIEFDRIKGGGHFDLSTPWFATVMEEIGQQFSAAD; this is encoded by the coding sequence ATGTCGCATCAAAAGGTCGCAATGCTCACCGCAGGGGGCCTCGCGCCCTGCCTGTCCTCCGCTGTCGGCGGGCTCATCGAGCGCTATTCGGATATCGCCCCCTATACCGAAATCATCGCCTACCGCTCCGGCTATGCCGGTCTCCTGACCGGCGACAGCATCGCCATCACGCCGGCCATCCGTGAAAAGGCCTCGCTGCTGCACAAGTTCGGCGGCTCGCCGATCGGCAACAGCCGGGTGAAACTCACCAACCGGGCTGACGCCGAAAAGCGTGGGCTGGTGAAGCCCGGCGAGGACCCGCTGAAGGTCGCTGCCGAGCAGCTGACGAAGGACGGCATCACCATCCTGCACACGATTGGCGGCGACGATACCAACACCACCGCGGCCGATCTCGCGGCCTATCTGAAGAACAATGGCTATGACCTCACCGTCGTCGGCCTGCCGAAGACTGTCGACAACGACGTGAAGCCGATCCGCCAGACGCTCGGCGCCTGGACAGCCGCCGAATATGGCGCCGCCTTCTTCGACAATATCTCAAACGAGCAGTCGGCGGCGCCGCGCACGCTGATCATCCATGAGGTGATGGGGCGCAATTGCGGCTGGCTGACGGCCGCCACCGCGCGCGCCTATCTCGCCCGTATCAAGCCGATCGAATATGTCGAAGGCATGCTGATGAATCCGGAGTTGAAGACGATCGACGGCGTCTACCTGCCGGAAATGGCCTTCGACCTCGAAGCCGAATCGGCGCGGCTGAAAGAGGTGATGGACACGAATGGCTCCGTGTCGCTGTTCGTCTCCGAGGGGGCCTGCCTGAACGCGATCGTCGCCGAACGCGAGGCCGCCGGTGCCGAGATCGCTCGCGATGCTTTCGGCCACGTCAAGCTTGACACGATCAATGTGGGCAACTGGTTTGCCAAGCAGTTTGCCGACCTGCTCGGTGCCGAGCGCGCCATGGTGCAGAAGTCGGGCTATTATGCCCGCTCGGCGCCGGCGAATGGCGATGACCTGCGCCTCATCCACTCGATGGTCGACCTTGCCGTCGAAAGCGCGCTTGACGGCGTCTCCGGTGTGACCGGCCACGATGTCGAGCGCAACGGCCAGCTTCGCACGATCGAGTTCGATCGCATCAAGGGCGGCGGTCATTTCGACCTTTCCACGCCGTGGTTTGCGACGGTGATGGAGGAAATCGGCCAGCAATTCTCCGCCGCCGATTGA
- a CDS encoding glutaminase, whose protein sequence is MDLQAIIDGIVSELEPRRGEGKVADYIPELAKVDPNQLGIAITTVNGKTYTSGDAETGFSIQSISKVFMLTLALGKIGEGIWRRVGREPSGSAFNSIVQLEHEHGIPRNPFINAGAIVVTDIVLAGHKPREAIGEFVHFMRFLADDNSIHIDEKVARSEQETGFRNYALGNFMRGFRNIKHPVDHVLGVYFHQCSLSMSCAQLSRAGIYLANRGTNPLTGFSVVSPRRSRRINALMLTCGHYDGSGDFAFHVGLPGKSGVGGGILAIAPGKASIAVWSPGLNEIGNSLLGAEALEMLATRTGWSVFGP, encoded by the coding sequence ATGGACCTGCAGGCAATCATCGATGGTATCGTCAGCGAGCTTGAGCCGCGGCGTGGCGAGGGCAAGGTCGCGGACTATATTCCGGAACTTGCCAAGGTCGATCCGAACCAGCTCGGCATCGCGATCACGACGGTCAACGGCAAGACCTACACGAGCGGCGATGCGGAGACCGGCTTTTCGATCCAGAGCATCTCCAAGGTCTTCATGCTGACGCTGGCGCTCGGCAAGATCGGCGAAGGCATCTGGCGCCGGGTCGGGCGCGAACCGTCGGGTTCGGCCTTCAACTCGATCGTCCAGCTCGAACACGAACACGGCATCCCGCGCAACCCCTTCATCAATGCCGGCGCCATCGTGGTCACCGACATCGTGCTTGCCGGCCACAAGCCGCGGGAAGCAATCGGTGAATTCGTGCACTTCATGCGCTTTCTCGCCGACGACAATTCGATCCACATCGATGAGAAGGTCGCCCGTTCGGAGCAGGAGACGGGTTTCCGCAACTACGCGCTCGGCAACTTCATGCGCGGCTTCCGCAACATCAAGCACCCCGTCGACCATGTGCTGGGCGTCTATTTCCACCAGTGCTCGCTGTCGATGAGCTGCGCGCAGCTTTCCAGAGCCGGGATCTACCTCGCCAATCGCGGCACCAATCCGCTGACCGGCTTCTCCGTGGTCTCGCCGCGCCGCTCCCGCCGCATCAATGCGCTGATGCTGACCTGCGGACATTATGACGGCTCCGGCGATTTTGCCTTTCATGTCGGCCTGCCGGGCAAGTCCGGCGTCGGCGGCGGCATTCTGGCGATCGCGCCGGGCAAGGCTTCGATCGCGGTCTGGTCGCCGGGGCTCAACGAGATCGGCAATTCGCTGCTGGGCGCCGAAGCGCTCGAAATGCTGGCAACCCGCACGGGCTGGTCGGTATTCGGGCCATGA
- the ttcA gene encoding tRNA 2-thiocytidine(32) synthetase TtcA, with translation MSLNETIADEFDTEDGPFRALYSDAPSSVSFQKLRKRLLRQVRQAMADFSMLDGQKRWLVALSGGKDSYGLLAILLELKWRGLLPVELIACNLDQGQPNFPKHVLPEYLTKIGVPHRIEYRDTYSIVTDKVPAGATYCSLCSRLRRGHLYRIAREEGCDALVLGHHREDILETFFMNLFHGGKLATMPPKLLNDEGDLMVLRPLAYAAEDDLARFAEAMAFPIIPCDLCGSQDGLQRNAMKAMIGEMEARMPGRKDVMLRALANANPSHLLDPKLFDFAGLVPRRPEA, from the coding sequence ATGAGCCTCAACGAAACCATTGCCGACGAATTCGACACCGAGGATGGCCCCTTCCGCGCCCTGTACTCCGACGCCCCCTCCTCCGTGTCGTTCCAGAAGCTGCGCAAGCGGCTGCTGCGGCAGGTGCGCCAGGCGATGGCCGATTTTTCGATGCTCGATGGTCAGAAACGCTGGCTGGTGGCGCTTTCGGGCGGCAAGGACAGCTATGGCCTGCTCGCCATCCTGCTGGAGCTGAAATGGCGCGGCCTGCTGCCGGTGGAGCTGATTGCCTGCAATCTCGATCAGGGCCAGCCGAATTTCCCGAAGCATGTACTGCCCGAATATCTGACGAAGATCGGCGTGCCGCATCGCATCGAATACCGCGACACCTATTCGATCGTCACCGACAAGGTTCCGGCGGGCGCCACCTATTGCTCGCTCTGTTCGCGGCTGAGGCGCGGCCATCTCTATCGCATCGCCCGCGAGGAAGGCTGCGACGCGCTGGTGCTTGGCCACCACCGCGAGGATATTCTCGAAACCTTCTTCATGAACCTTTTCCACGGCGGCAAGCTTGCGACCATGCCGCCCAAGCTGTTGAACGACGAAGGCGATCTGATGGTGCTGCGGCCGCTCGCCTATGCGGCCGAGGACGATCTTGCCCGCTTTGCCGAGGCGATGGCCTTCCCGATCATTCCCTGCGACCTCTGCGGCTCGCAGGACGGGCTGCAGCGCAATGCCATGAAGGCGATGATCGGCGAGATGGAGGCGCGCATGCCGGGCCGCAAGGACGTGATGCTGCGGGCGCTTGCAAACGCCAATCCGTCCCACCTCCTGGACCCGAAACTCTTCGACTTCGCGGGCCTCGTCCCGCGCCGGCCGGAGGCCTGA
- the grxD gene encoding Grx4 family monothiol glutaredoxin has translation MTDAHTSIQNEVDNNDVVLFMKGTPQFPQCGFSGQVVQILDYLGVEYKGVNVLADADLRQGIKDFSNWPTIPQLYVKGEFVGGCDIVREMFQAGELQDHLTAKGVTVRGAA, from the coding sequence ATGACTGATGCTCATACCTCGATCCAGAACGAAGTCGACAACAACGATGTCGTTCTCTTCATGAAGGGCACCCCGCAGTTTCCGCAGTGCGGTTTCTCCGGCCAGGTGGTTCAGATTCTCGATTATCTCGGCGTCGAATACAAAGGCGTCAACGTGCTTGCCGACGCGGACCTGCGCCAGGGCATCAAGGACTTTTCCAACTGGCCGACGATCCCGCAGCTTTATGTGAAGGGCGAATTCGTGGGCGGTTGCGACATCGTGCGCGAGATGTTCCAGGCGGGCGAACTGCAGGATCATCTCACCGCAAAAGGCGTGACGGTGCGCGGCGCGGCTTAA
- a CDS encoding TetR/AcrR family transcriptional regulator, producing MDAIFEATIQLLLRDGPHRLTTTRVAERAGVSVGTMYQYFPHKQALIYALNARYLETLAEKIEASCRSRHGATIGDMAEALIDTYWRAKTERADVTRALYRSVVELDNEGLLADFAARADAATTAMLASACDADFEDIASVNLTLVTMVFGAVRNAFERNLDDDATMALRGQLVLMCRSYLEAVSAPGTVRS from the coding sequence GTGGATGCGATTTTCGAGGCCACCATTCAGCTTTTGCTGCGCGACGGTCCACACCGGCTGACGACCACGCGCGTGGCAGAGCGCGCCGGCGTATCGGTCGGGACCATGTACCAGTATTTTCCGCACAAGCAGGCGCTGATCTATGCCCTCAACGCTCGCTATCTGGAAACGCTCGCGGAAAAGATCGAGGCAAGCTGCCGGTCACGGCACGGCGCTACCATCGGCGACATGGCCGAAGCGCTGATCGACACCTACTGGCGGGCCAAGACCGAACGTGCGGACGTCACCCGCGCCCTCTACCGGTCGGTCGTCGAACTCGACAATGAAGGGCTGCTTGCCGATTTTGCCGCAAGGGCGGACGCAGCCACCACGGCGATGCTGGCCAGCGCCTGCGACGCAGACTTCGAAGATATCGCCAGCGTCAACCTCACCCTCGTCACCATGGTTTTCGGTGCGGTTCGCAACGCTTTCGAGCGCAATCTCGACGACGACGCGACCATGGCATTGCGCGGGCAACTGGTGCTGATGTGCCGATCCTATCTTGAAGCGGTCAGCGCGCCTGGGACGGTCAGATCGTGA
- the rpsD gene encoding 30S ribosomal protein S4 — protein sequence MSKRESSKHKIDRRMGENIWGRPKSPVNRREYGPGQHGQRRKGKLSDFGVQLRAKQKLKGYYGELREKQFLAIFEEANRRKGDTGENLVGLLESRLDAIVYRAKFVPTVFAARQFVNHGHVTVNGVKVNIGSYLCKAGDVIEVRERSKQLASVLEATQLAERDVPEYIEADHNKMTATYVRVPALADIPYPVIMEPNLVVEFYSR from the coding sequence ATGAGCAAGCGCGAATCGTCCAAGCATAAAATTGACCGCCGTATGGGCGAAAACATCTGGGGCCGTCCGAAGTCCCCGGTCAACCGCCGCGAATACGGCCCCGGCCAGCACGGTCAGCGCCGCAAGGGCAAGCTTTCCGACTTCGGTGTGCAGCTGCGCGCCAAGCAGAAGCTGAAGGGCTATTACGGCGAGCTGCGCGAAAAGCAGTTCCTGGCGATCTTCGAGGAAGCCAACCGCCGCAAGGGCGACACCGGTGAAAACCTGGTCGGCCTGCTGGAAAGCCGCCTCGACGCGATCGTCTACCGCGCCAAGTTCGTTCCGACCGTCTTCGCTGCGCGTCAGTTCGTCAACCACGGCCACGTCACGGTCAACGGTGTGAAGGTCAACATTGGCTCCTACCTCTGCAAGGCAGGCGATGTGATCGAAGTCCGCGAGCGCTCCAAGCAGCTCGCCAGCGTCCTCGAAGCGACCCAGCTCGCCGAGCGCGACGTTCCAGAATACATCGAAGCCGACCACAACAAGATGACCGCCACCTACGTTCGGGTCCCGGCTCTCGCCGACATCCCCTACCCGGTCATCATGGAACCGAACCTGGTCGTCGAATTCTATTCGCGCTAA